In Quercus lobata isolate SW786 chromosome 12, ValleyOak3.0 Primary Assembly, whole genome shotgun sequence, a genomic segment contains:
- the LOC115970082 gene encoding indole-3-pyruvate monooxygenase YUCCA6 isoform X1, with the protein MGSYYFTETEGKQAHDPLFIGKTNSNSNKLCSSPVEDVKEPVIIGAGPSGLAVAASLKVKGVPSVVLERSDCIASLWQRKTYDRLRVHLPKQFCELPFMGFPNDFPTYPTKEQFIEYLEDYANEFDIKPRFNKKVAQAEYDCTLDRWRVKSEGLNGEMTEIRCRWLVAATGENAEPVTPKIEGEDEFGGSIKHTSLYKCGEEFEGQKVLVVGCGNSGMEVCLDLCNYDAKPSIVVRDSVHILPREMLGKSTFGLSMWLLKWLPMRLVDRLLLIVSWLILGDTSRFGLDRPSLGPLELKNLSGKTPVLDVGTLAKIKSGDIKVLPSIKRLKRHAVEFVDGKMENFEAIILATGYRSNVPSWLKFHRLKRRLYGLILSGGTNVFRERWVASKAISKWLERPAWALRSGVHKTWNSWCVNGCEKNS; encoded by the exons ATGGGGAGCTATTACTTCACAGAGACAGAAGGAAAACAAGCCCATGATCCTTTATTCATAGGGAAGACTAATTCTAATTCCAACAAGTTATGTTCTTCACCAGTCGAGGATGTTAAAGAGCCAGTGATCATTGGTGCAGGGCCTTCAGGTTTGGCTGTAGCGGCTTCTCTCAAAGTAAAGGGCGTTCCTAGTGTTGTTCTTGAGAGATCCGATTGCATAGCCTCGTTGTGGCAGCGCAAGACCTATGATCGCCTTCGAGTTCATTTACCAAAGCAATTTTGTGAGCTTCCTTTCATGGGGTTTCCTAATGATTTCCCTACTTACCCTACTAAGGAACAATTTATAGAGTACCTAGAAGATTATGCCAACGAGTTTGATATCAAGCCACGATTCAATAAGAAAGTGGCACAAGCGGAGTATGACTGTACTCTTGATCGTTGGCGTGTAAAGAGTGAGGGATTAAATGGTGAGATGACAGAGATTCGGTGTCGCTGGTTAGTCGCGGCCACCGGAGAAAATGCAGAGCCAGTGACGCCTAAGATTGAAGGAGAAGACGAATTTGGAGGGTCTATAAAGCATACTAGTTTGTACAAGTGTGGGGAAGAGTTTGAAGGTCAAAAAGTtttggttgtgggttgtgggAATTCAGGCATGGAGGTTTGTTTGGATCTTTGCAACTATGATGCTAAGCCTTCTATTGTGGTCAGAGACTCG GTGCACATCCTACCACGAGAGATGCTGGGAAAATCGACTTTCGGGCTGTCCATGTGGTTGCTCAAGTGGCTGCCCATGCGCCTTGTCGATCGGCTACTGCTGATTGTATCATGGCTCATTCTTGGTGACACTTCTCGATTCGGATTGGACCGGCCGAGCTTGGGTCCCCTCGAACTCAAAAACTTGTCCGGAAAGACCCCAGTCTTAGATGTCGGAACGCTTGCCAAAATCAAAAGTGGTGACATTAAG GTGCTTCCAAGCATTAAGCGGTTAAAACGTCACGCTGTGGAATTTGTTGATGGAAAAATGGAGAACTTTGAGGCCATTATTTTAGCAACCGGTTACAGAAGCAATGTACCCTCTTGGCTAAAG TTTCATAGACTGAAAAGGAGATTATATGGGCTTATATTGTCAGGAGGGACAAATGTTTTCAGAGAAAGATGGGTTGCCTCGAAGGCCATTTCCAAATGGTTGGAAAGGCCAGCGTGGGCTCTACGCAGTGGGGTTCACAAAACGTGGAATTCTTGGTGCGTCAATGGATGCGAAAAGAATAGCTGA
- the LOC115970082 gene encoding indole-3-pyruvate monooxygenase YUCCA6 isoform X2, whose protein sequence is MGSYYFTETEGKQAHDPLFIGKTNSNSNKLCSSPVEDVKEPVIIGAGPSGLAVAASLKVKGVPSVVLERSDCIASLWQRKTYDRLRVHLPKQFCELPFMGFPNDFPTYPTKEQFIEYLEDYANEFDIKPRFNKKVAQAEYDCTLDRWRVKSEGLNGEMTEIRCRWLVAATGENAEPVTPKIEGEDEFGGSIKHTSLYKCGEEFEGQKVLVVGCGNSGMEVCLDLCNYDAKPSIVVRDSVHILPREMLGKSTFGLSMWLLKWLPMRLVDRLLLIVSWLILGDTSRFGLDRPSLGPLELKNLSGKTPVLDVGTLAKIKSGDIKVLPSIKRLKRHAVEFVDGKMENFEAIILATGYRSNVPSWLKEGQMFSEKDGLPRRPFPNGWKGQRGLYAVGFTKRGILGASMDAKRIAEDIERYWKVDKT, encoded by the exons ATGGGGAGCTATTACTTCACAGAGACAGAAGGAAAACAAGCCCATGATCCTTTATTCATAGGGAAGACTAATTCTAATTCCAACAAGTTATGTTCTTCACCAGTCGAGGATGTTAAAGAGCCAGTGATCATTGGTGCAGGGCCTTCAGGTTTGGCTGTAGCGGCTTCTCTCAAAGTAAAGGGCGTTCCTAGTGTTGTTCTTGAGAGATCCGATTGCATAGCCTCGTTGTGGCAGCGCAAGACCTATGATCGCCTTCGAGTTCATTTACCAAAGCAATTTTGTGAGCTTCCTTTCATGGGGTTTCCTAATGATTTCCCTACTTACCCTACTAAGGAACAATTTATAGAGTACCTAGAAGATTATGCCAACGAGTTTGATATCAAGCCACGATTCAATAAGAAAGTGGCACAAGCGGAGTATGACTGTACTCTTGATCGTTGGCGTGTAAAGAGTGAGGGATTAAATGGTGAGATGACAGAGATTCGGTGTCGCTGGTTAGTCGCGGCCACCGGAGAAAATGCAGAGCCAGTGACGCCTAAGATTGAAGGAGAAGACGAATTTGGAGGGTCTATAAAGCATACTAGTTTGTACAAGTGTGGGGAAGAGTTTGAAGGTCAAAAAGTtttggttgtgggttgtgggAATTCAGGCATGGAGGTTTGTTTGGATCTTTGCAACTATGATGCTAAGCCTTCTATTGTGGTCAGAGACTCG GTGCACATCCTACCACGAGAGATGCTGGGAAAATCGACTTTCGGGCTGTCCATGTGGTTGCTCAAGTGGCTGCCCATGCGCCTTGTCGATCGGCTACTGCTGATTGTATCATGGCTCATTCTTGGTGACACTTCTCGATTCGGATTGGACCGGCCGAGCTTGGGTCCCCTCGAACTCAAAAACTTGTCCGGAAAGACCCCAGTCTTAGATGTCGGAACGCTTGCCAAAATCAAAAGTGGTGACATTAAG GTGCTTCCAAGCATTAAGCGGTTAAAACGTCACGCTGTGGAATTTGTTGATGGAAAAATGGAGAACTTTGAGGCCATTATTTTAGCAACCGGTTACAGAAGCAATGTACCCTCTTGGCTAAAG GAGGGACAAATGTTTTCAGAGAAAGATGGGTTGCCTCGAAGGCCATTTCCAAATGGTTGGAAAGGCCAGCGTGGGCTCTACGCAGTGGGGTTCACAAAACGTGGAATTCTTGGTGCGTCAATGGATGCGAAAAGAATAGCTGAGGACATCGAACGGTATTGGAAAGTGGACAAAACATAA